In the genome of Candidatus Deferrimicrobium sp., the window CACTGCGCCCCCCCTCCTACGGCGACTCCGCAGGACTTTCCCGAAGCGCTCAGCCGACCTTGAAGACGATGGAGGCCGCCGTATCGCCCGCGGCGCAGCCTGAGAAGAGCAGGTACCCTCCCCCCTTCATCGCCAGCTCCTCGATCCCCTCGATCATGAGGCGGGCCCCCGTGGGCGCCTGCGGATGGCCGAAGATGAGGGAGGAGCCGAAGTTGTTCATGCCGATCGCGTCGATTCCCATCACCTTCGCCATGACCAGGTCGTTGGCGGCGAAGGGGTTGTGCGTCTTGATCGCGCCGAGGTCGGCGGTCTTGATCCCGGCGTTGTCGAGGGCCATCTGCGCGGAAGGCGCGACGGCGGCCGCCATGAACGCCTTTTTCGTCCGGGCGAACCCGAAGGAGACGATCCGGATCTCCATCTTCGGGTCGGCGCTCAGCTCCTTCGCCTTCTCCCGGGTGGTCACGAGGACACCGCAGTTGCCGTCGGCCGGGTACGTCTGGGTGCCGTACGTGTGCGCACCGTCGGGAAGGACGGGCCTCAATCCGGCCAATCCCTCCTTGGTGGAAGGGAAGACCCCCTCGTCGGCCGCGACGGTGATCGTCTTCTTCTTGGAGAGCGTGACTTCGACGGGGAACATGTACCGTTTCTGGAACTCCCGGTCGTTCGCGAGCCCGTCCCGGTACTGCTCCTGACGGCGGAGGGTGATCGCGTCGCACTCTTCGCGGGTCACGCCGTGCTCCTTGCTCACGTTTTCCGCAGTCTGGATCATCGCGCCGCCCGCCCACGGGTCCTTCCCGAAGTTGTCCATCACCCAGTCCTCGGAGATCATCTGGCCGCCGGGACCGCTCGGGTTGGGCCAGGATGCGTGGGGGCCGTTGGAGCAGCGGTCGGCGAGGAGGCACCAGCCGTTGCCGAAGAGCCCCGTCTCGATCCCCATGCCGGCCTGGTAGACGGCGAACGTGGAGGTCGAGCACGCCTGGCTGACGAGGACGCCGGGAACCCCGGCGGCGCCCATCATCCCCGCGGCCCAGGGGCCGCTGTAGAACCACTGCTTCTGGTAGACGGTGCTGCCGACCAGGACGTACTCGATCATCTTCGGATCCCACCCCTTCGACTCGAAAAACCGCCGGGAGGTGTTCGCCCCGAGGACGATCGAATGCTCGTTGGCCAGCGATCCCTGCCAGCGCACGAATGGGGTGCTGTAGTACCCACGGTACGGGATATACGCTTTCGTCAGCACGCTCATCTCTCCTTTTCGCCGGACATTTTCGTTAATCCGTTAGTGCTTCGGTGCTTGTCCCCCCCAGGCTGCGTCGCCTCGGAGGGCGGGGCTCCGTTCGTGGCTTGCCGTGCGATGAACCTGCACGGCTGTGCCCCCCGTTCTTCCTACAGCGGGGGTACCCCAGGGAGCGCATATCGTAGGGGAGTGGGGCGCTTTACCTCACTTCGCCCCCCCTCCTGCGGCGATTCCGCCGGACCCTACTGTTGCGTACGCCTTCCACCTGCCCACAATCAAATCCGGATCCGGCCGTCGACCGCGTACACCGCGTTTTCGAAGGCGAGGATCGGGTTGAGGTCCATCTCCTGGATCATCGGGAGGTCGGTGAGCAGCTGCGAGACGCGCAGGATCAGGTCGATCACCTTCTCCTTGTCGATCCCCTTCTCTCCCCGCATCCCGTCGAGCAGCGCCTTCGTCTTGATCGAGGTGAGCATCTCCCGGGCCTCCACCCGGGTGACCGGCGCGATCTTGAAGGCCACGTCCTTCAGCACCTCGACGTAGATCCCGCCGAGCCCGAACATCACGAGATGGCCGAGCCCCCGCGAGACGCTGGCGCCGACGATCAGCTCGCGCCCCCCGGGGAGGAATTTCTGGACGAGGAAGCGGAGCGCGCCGGTCGCTCCCAGCCGGCCCCGCATCCCCTCGACGGCGGCGCGGGCCGCGGCGGCGTCCTTGAGGTTGGCGGCGACCCCGCCCATGTCGCTCTTGTGATCGATCGCTTCCGAGTCGGCCTTGACCACGACCGGGTAGCCGATCGCGTCGGCAGCCGCGACGGCCGCGGCGGCTGTATCCACGACCTTCCAGCCGGCGACGGGGATCCCGTACGCTTCGAAGATCGTGTAGACGTCGGTCGCGGAGAGGACGCCGCGGCCGCTTTTTCGCGCCCGCTCGACGATCGATGCCGCCGTGGCGGCCTCCACGCCGGACGGCGTTTCCGGCCGGCCGATATCCCGGCGCTTGAGGCGTCCGTACCGCGCGAGGGCGCCGAGGGCCCTGGCGGCCGCCGTGGGGTTCGCGTAGAAGGGGACGCCGCCCTCTTTTAGGATCCGCATCGTGATCCGGTACCGCTCCTGGCTGAGATCCGTCATGAAGTTGCAGACGATCGGCTTCCTCCCCAGCGCGCTGACCGCCGCGATCTCCCGCGCCACGGCGTGGGTGTCGGTGAAGGGGGCGGTGACGAAGTTCATGAAGATGCTGTCCACGCCGTCGTCGTCCAGGAGCACGTCCATGGCGGCGCGGAACTCGGTGCCGCCGGCGGTGGCCACGACGTCGATCGGGTTCTCGAGGGCGGCCTGGGGGAGCTGGGTCGTCTTGAGCCGCGCGATCGACGCCTCGGAAAGCTTCGGGACGTCGAGTCCGGCGGCAACGAGGACGTCGGTGGCGATGACGGCCGGCCCGCCGGTGTTCGTGATGATCCCGACCCGGTTCCCCGCTGGGATCGGCTGGGTGGCGAACGCCATGGCCGCCCGGGACATCTCCTCCTCGTCCCCGAAGGAGAGGATGCCGGTCTTTTCGAAGATCAGCTCGGTGGCGATGTCCACCCCCGCCAGGGAGCCCGTGTGGGACGAGGCCGCCTTGGCGCCCTGGACGGTGCGTCCGGCCTTCATCGCCAGCACCGGCTTCTTCGCCGCGATCTCCCGGGCGACGTCGAGGAACTCCTTCGGGTCGGAGAATCCCTCCGTGTAAAGGACGATCGCCTTGCACCCCGCGTCGTCCCCCCAATAGCGGAGGATCTCCGGGATGGAGACGTCGCAGGCGTTGCCGTTGGAGGCGTACATCCGCATGCCGACGCCCAGGTCGAACAGCCCCTGCATGAGCAGGGCGCCGACCCCTCCGCTCAATGCCACCACCGAGACCGAGCCGGGCTCCGGGTAGGTGAAGGTGAAGTTGCAATACGCCTTCAGCGCGGGATCGGTGTTGATGATCCCCTGGCAGTTCGGGCCGAACACCCGGACGCCGTACTTCCTCGCATTGGCGAGGAACAAAGCCTGGAGCTTCGCTCCCTCCTCGCCCATCTCGCTGAAGCCGGCGGAATTGATGACGGCCGCCTTGACCCCCTTCCTTCCGCAATCCTCGATCGCCTGCGGAACGAGCTTGGCGGGGATGATGATATGCGCGAGATCGACCTTTCCCGGGATCTCGTCCAGCGACTTGTACGCCTTGATGCCGCGGACCTCCGGCGCCGTGGGATTGATCGGGTAGATCTCCCCCCGGTAGCCGTACTCCTGGAGGTTCCTGATGATGACGTTTCCGATCGACAGTTCCTTTGTGGAGGCTCCGATGATGGCGACCGCTTTCGGCCGAAACAGCGCGTCCAGCATCTTACCTCCCCTCCGCGATCTGCTCGATGAACGCTTCGATGTTCGTTTTCGTCTGCTCGTCGGAGATCAGGCGAAGGTCGTTGAGATCGCCGGAGATGACCAGCGAAGGAATGCCGGTATCGGCCTCCACCCGACCGGGGAGGCCGTACCGGCTGTTCGAGTTGTAGGGGCACGTTTTCGCGTCGTGGTAGATGATCCCGTCGATGCGGAACTTCTCGATCATCCCCTTGATGTATTTCTCCTTGTACCGGTCGGAGCGGACGATGAACAGTTCGAGGTACGCCTTTGCCATGCTCCGGATCGGGTCGTTCCAGTCGAAGGACGGGAAGATCCAGCTGCTGCAGTAGGTGGAGGCCAGCACGGTCGACTTGAGATTCGCGAACAGCTCGGAGTGTTGCCGCAGGCGGCCCCACACGGGCATCCCTTCCCAATAGATCCGCGAGGACTCCCCGTCGACCGCTCCCACGCCGTCCCGGATCCTCTGCTCGAGTTCGGCGAGCAGGACCTTGTAGTAGTCGATCGCCTGCTGCGTCCCCCGGAGGACGACCGCCGGCGCCATGTGGATCGTCTCGTCGAAGAAGGTGATCGGGGAGGGGGAGGCGATGGCCGTCTCGAGGACCTGCTTCCAAAGCTCCGTGCACTCGCGCGCAAGGGAGGCCGCCTCCCTCAGCCGGTCCATGTCGAGTTTCACCCCGGCGATCCCCTCGAGCGTGGGGATCAGCGCCTCGATCTGCCGGGTGACGTCGTCAATGTGGGCGTCGGTCACCTCGTCGACGTTTTTGGGAGATGTGACACCGATCGAGGGGACCCCGAGCTTCCTCGAGTACCAGGCCATCCAGTCCTGCACATCGCGGCACTGGTTCGTGTTGTAGACAAGGACATCGGGCTTCGGCACGGACTGAATTCCCGGGTACGCCTTGGCGAGCGGGGTAAACCCCTTCAGGTACGCACCGATGTCGGCCGTGAGATACGAGCAGATGTCGGGCGAATAGCCGATCGCGTTCGCCGCCGGGATGAGGTCGGTCGACGTCCGCGTCGCGCCGAGCATGGCGGCGTGGTTTTCCGGGAAGTGGACGGCGAATCCGAGCGCCTGGAGCAGTTCCGCCGGGCCCACGCTGGTGCACCACGCGACCTTCCGTTTCCCGGTGGTGGCCGCCTCGTTTAACCCGTAAAAGTAGTCCGCCATGATCTTGTTCATCAGGTCGGCGGCATGGATCTTCTTTCGCGTCGCCTTCTTCTCTTCAGCCATTGGTCTCTCCCGCGGGGATATTGTTCCGGATCCCGACCGGATCCGTCTCATCGAGAGCGTACAGGGAGGCGCCGATCGCGCCGGCCAGCTGCGGATACTCGGGGAGAATGACCGGCTGCCCGACCATCTCACCGGCCATTTCGACGATATACGGATTGTGGGCGACGACTCCGCCCGTCATGACGACCCGGCCCGCGTGGGAGTCCATCTCCAGCACTCTCTTGACGACCGAGTAGAAGAGTCCCTTGACGATGTCGGGCACCTTTTTCCCGTGGCGGATATTCTCGAGGACCTCCGTCGCCGAAAAGACGGTGCAGTAGCTTCCGAGCTTGACCATCTCCAGGGACTGTCGGGCCAGAGCGTCCATCGCCTCCAGAGGGATGTCGAGGCGCAGGGACATCTCTTCGAGAAACGCCCCGGTCCCGGCGGCGCACTTCCGGTTCATCTTGAAACTCGCCCGGCGTCCGTCCCCGTCGAGCTTGATCACCTTGTTGTCCTGGCCGCCGATGTCGATGATGGTGACCGCCTCGTGGAAACGATCGCGGCCCCACCGGGAGAGGCAGCCGATCTCGGTCTTGCTCTCCGCGGTGACGAAGCCGACGTTGGCGCGGCCGTACCCGGTCGAAACGGCGTGCGCGATCCCGTCGCGGCGGGTTCCGGCCATCTCCAGCGATTCATCGAGGCAAGCCGCCGCGGTGGCGGA includes:
- a CDS encoding thiolase family protein, whose amino-acid sequence is MLTKAYIPYRGYYSTPFVRWQGSLANEHSIVLGANTSRRFFESKGWDPKMIEYVLVGSTVYQKQWFYSGPWAAGMMGAAGVPGVLVSQACSTSTFAVYQAGMGIETGLFGNGWCLLADRCSNGPHASWPNPSGPGGQMISEDWVMDNFGKDPWAGGAMIQTAENVSKEHGVTREECDAITLRRQEQYRDGLANDREFQKRYMFPVEVTLSKKKTITVAADEGVFPSTKEGLAGLRPVLPDGAHTYGTQTYPADGNCGVLVTTREKAKELSADPKMEIRIVSFGFARTKKAFMAAAVAPSAQMALDNAGIKTADLGAIKTHNPFAANDLVMAKVMGIDAIGMNNFGSSLIFGHPQAPTGARLMIEGIEELAMKGGGYLLFSGCAAGDTAASIVFKVG
- a CDS encoding acetate--CoA ligase family protein, which produces MLDALFRPKAVAIIGASTKELSIGNVIIRNLQEYGYRGEIYPINPTAPEVRGIKAYKSLDEIPGKVDLAHIIIPAKLVPQAIEDCGRKGVKAAVINSAGFSEMGEEGAKLQALFLANARKYGVRVFGPNCQGIINTDPALKAYCNFTFTYPEPGSVSVVALSGGVGALLMQGLFDLGVGMRMYASNGNACDVSIPEILRYWGDDAGCKAIVLYTEGFSDPKEFLDVAREIAAKKPVLAMKAGRTVQGAKAASSHTGSLAGVDIATELIFEKTGILSFGDEEEMSRAAMAFATQPIPAGNRVGIITNTGGPAVIATDVLVAAGLDVPKLSEASIARLKTTQLPQAALENPIDVVATAGGTEFRAAMDVLLDDDGVDSIFMNFVTAPFTDTHAVAREIAAVSALGRKPIVCNFMTDLSQERYRITMRILKEGGVPFYANPTAAARALGALARYGRLKRRDIGRPETPSGVEAATAASIVERARKSGRGVLSATDVYTIFEAYGIPVAGWKVVDTAAAAVAAADAIGYPVVVKADSEAIDHKSDMGGVAANLKDAAAARAAVEGMRGRLGATGALRFLVQKFLPGGRELIVGASVSRGLGHLVMFGLGGIYVEVLKDVAFKIAPVTRVEAREMLTSIKTKALLDGMRGEKGIDKEKVIDLILRVSQLLTDLPMIQEMDLNPILAFENAVYAVDGRIRI
- a CDS encoding 2-hydroxyacyl-CoA dehydratase family protein, with product MAEEKKATRKKIHAADLMNKIMADYFYGLNEAATTGKRKVAWCTSVGPAELLQALGFAVHFPENHAAMLGATRTSTDLIPAANAIGYSPDICSYLTADIGAYLKGFTPLAKAYPGIQSVPKPDVLVYNTNQCRDVQDWMAWYSRKLGVPSIGVTSPKNVDEVTDAHIDDVTRQIEALIPTLEGIAGVKLDMDRLREAASLARECTELWKQVLETAIASPSPITFFDETIHMAPAVVLRGTQQAIDYYKVLLAELEQRIRDGVGAVDGESSRIYWEGMPVWGRLRQHSELFANLKSTVLASTYCSSWIFPSFDWNDPIRSMAKAYLELFIVRSDRYKEKYIKGMIEKFRIDGIIYHDAKTCPYNSNSRYGLPGRVEADTGIPSLVISGDLNDLRLISDEQTKTNIEAFIEQIAEGR
- a CDS encoding acyl-CoA dehydratase activase; its protein translation is MSTPVFVGLDIGSSRTKVAVIGADRQVLGHAVRKSGTDFSATAAACLDESLEMAGTRRDGIAHAVSTGYGRANVGFVTAESKTEIGCLSRWGRDRFHEAVTIIDIGGQDNKVIKLDGDGRRASFKMNRKCAAGTGAFLEEMSLRLDIPLEAMDALARQSLEMVKLGSYCTVFSATEVLENIRHGKKVPDIVKGLFYSVVKRVLEMDSHAGRVVMTGGVVAHNPYIVEMAGEMVGQPVILPEYPQLAGAIGASLYALDETDPVGIRNNIPAGETNG